The segment ATTGATTGGGCAATGGAGAGTGTCATACCATTGTTATTTTCAGCAAGAACTTTGTCTAATGTTTCAAAACGATCTTTTGATTTGCTCCAATTCCAGCTTTCTGAAACAGATTTACCTATATGATGGTTCGTGCAATGTATATAATTATTTTTCGGTAGACGAACTTGACATCCGTTTGGAGTAACTTCAACAACTGCCATAGTTCCTGATGAATCAGCCAATAAATAGTTATTCGCTACGGAACTTGAAAAACTTTCTAACACCTTGATTCCTTCTTCAACACTACTACAATTTTCTAAAATATGTTTACATGCAAAATAAAAATTTAAACCCGGTTTAATTCCTTCATGAGGGACTGCTGTAATGCCTACAAACAAACCGTGTTCATTAATACCATCTACTTTTCCAATAAAACAATCTGAGTGACCTAGATATTTATTTTTTCCATCAAAACAAACCAATGATGACTCTGTAATTTTCTTCAAACTAAAGAGCATATCATAATTACGTCCAATAATGACTTCACTCCCATTAAACGCAGCAAAAATACTACATTGGCCTGCTGGTTCAAAAACTCCTATACTTAACAGAAAGGAACTTACTTCCTCAAAAGAGGCATGGCATCCATCAGCAAAACCTTGTATTTCCTTTACTATGTCTACATCAAACTCAGATAGAATTGGTATACATAATTTACCGTAATTCAATTTCTCTTCCGTAACTTGTGGAAAACGAAATCCATTTTTAAATAATAATTTCGCATAATGCTTCCCTGCCTCGTATGGATCTCCCTTTAA is part of the Solibacillus sp. FSL K6-1523 genome and harbors:
- a CDS encoding C45 family peptidase; amino-acid sequence: MYHPRLKGDPYEAGKHYAKLLFKNGFRFPQVTEEKLNYGKLCIPILSEFDVDIVKEIQGFADGCHASFEEVSSFLLSIGVFEPAGQCSIFAAFNGSEVIIGRNYDMLFSLKKITESSLVCFDGKNKYLGHSDCFIGKVDGINEHGLFVGITAVPHEGIKPGLNFYFACKHILENCSSVEEGIKVLESFSSSVANNYLLADSSGTMAVVEVTPNGCQVRLPKNNYIHCTNHHIGKSVSESWNWSKSKDRFETLDKVLAENNNGMTLSIAQSIMSDTKGHVCLNLTEHKFGTLFSVAANLNTLEITRAEGQPNKAKYIVDQRLTDAVLKEKKRAIIQ